The sequence CGAACATGCCCCACGCCAGCACGGCCCCGAGGCACAACAGGATCCAACCCACGGTCAACCACAGCGACATCACCGGGTCGTGGCGTAGCCACAGATAGATCGGTATGGCGAGCAGGTGTACACCGAACATGCTGGCGGCGACCGGGAACGGCCGGTGCACGCTCACCGTGAACAGAATGATCAGCAGCGCCACGTCGCCACTGACCGTGAACAACGCCAGCGGCAGGCTGGCCAGCGCCAGACCCACCGGCCAGCGCCGACGGACCCAGAGAGCACCGCAGAGCACCAGGCTGGCCAGGAAGTCGACCTCGTTGAGCCAGCTCGGTCCGACGTTCATTGCCATCGCCGGCTCGGCCGACAGCGAATTGTCCCACGCCACCACCGCCCAGCCGAAGGCGGCCAGGAAGCAAAGGCTGTCGACGAACCAATCCCGCAGTGTCCGCCGGGCCCGGGCCGTGGGGGCCGTCAGAGTGCCCGGTAGGAGCCAGGAGTGTTCGGATACGGCGGCGCTGGTCACTGGTCAATCGTAGGGACCGGCCGGGGAGACCCGACAGCTACTAAAGTCGACGCCGGCCATGGCCCAAGGTCTACCCGACGGCAGTCGGCCGGCCGCAGCACACCGCCGGGTGGTTCCGGCAGTTTCGATGCCATGATCATGGTCGAACACCTCACCAAGCGGTACGGCCCGCACACAGTCGTCGACAACATCTCGTTCCACTGCGAGCCCGGCACTGTTACCGGCTTCCTCGGGCCGAACGGTGCCGGCAAGTCCACCACCATGCGGATGATCTGCGGTCTGACCCCGCCGACCGACGGCAGCGCAACGGTCGCCGGCCGGCCGTACCGGCAGCTACCCAATCCGGGGCGGGAGATCGGGGTGCTGCTCGACGCCTCGGCCCAACACTCGGGGCGCACCGGGCGGGAGACGCTGACCCTGGCCGCCACGACGATGGGTGTGGACCGTAGTCGGGTCGCCGAGGTGCTGGACCTGGTCGGATTGAACGCGGTCGCCGCCAGGCGGCGGGTCGGTGCATATTCATTGGGGATGCGGCAGCGGCTCGGCCTAGCGCTGGCGCTGCTCGGTGACCCCCGGGTGCTGATCCTCGACGAGCCGGCCAACGGCTTGGACCCAGAGGGCATCTACTGGATGCGCGGCCTGCTGCGCGACTTCGCCGACCGGGGTGGCACCGTGCTGCTGTCGTCGCACCTGCTGCGCGAGGTGGAGGCGGTCGCCGACCGGCTGCTGGTGGTCGGCGGCGGCCGGATTGTTGCCCAGGGCGGCAGGGACGAGCTGCTCGCCGACACGGGCACCCTGGTCCGGGCACGGGACTCGCTTGCCCTGCGGCTCACTCTGCAGCGGGCTGCACTGGACGCCACCGCCGACACCAATGGCGGCTTCGTCGTGCACGCCGATCCGGGCGTGGTGGGCCAGGCCGCCGCCGACGCCGGGGTGGTCCTCACCGAGCTGCGGCCCGCCGCCGGGGGCGGCCTCGAACAGCTCTTCCTCACCCTCACCGCGGGCGCGACCACGAAGGAGGCCGTCAAGTGACCCTGACCGCCGAGCCCACCACCGAGGCGGACTCCCGCGTCGCGGCCGTCAGGCCGTCCATAGCCCGACTGACCTCGATCGAGCTACGCAAGCTC comes from Salinispora tropica CNB-440 and encodes:
- a CDS encoding ABC transporter ATP-binding protein, whose translation is MIMVEHLTKRYGPHTVVDNISFHCEPGTVTGFLGPNGAGKSTTMRMICGLTPPTDGSATVAGRPYRQLPNPGREIGVLLDASAQHSGRTGRETLTLAATTMGVDRSRVAEVLDLVGLNAVAARRRVGAYSLGMRQRLGLALALLGDPRVLILDEPANGLDPEGIYWMRGLLRDFADRGGTVLLSSHLLREVEAVADRLLVVGGGRIVAQGGRDELLADTGTLVRARDSLALRLTLQRAALDATADTNGGFVVHADPGVVGQAAADAGVVLTELRPAAGGGLEQLFLTLTAGATTKEAVK